A genomic region of Cannabis sativa cultivar Pink pepper isolate KNU-18-1 chromosome 1, ASM2916894v1, whole genome shotgun sequence contains the following coding sequences:
- the LOC115708062 gene encoding peroxidase 4 isoform X2 produces MASTTSSLFMAILCLALVILFIGSSRAELSSPDFYSKTCPKLFPTVKSKVQSAIAKETRMGASLLRLFFHDCFVNGCDGSVLLDDTSNFVGEKTANANRNSARGFDVVDDIKSAVESVCPGVVSCADILAITARDSVTILGGPNWEVKLGRRDAKTTSRAAANNGIPQQSFNLNRLLSRFNALGLSNTDLVALSGKGKAVADGP; encoded by the exons atgGCTTCTACCACCTCATCACTATTCATGGCCATACTGTGTTTGGCTCTTGTAATACTCTTCATTGGGAGTAGCAGAGCTGAACTTTCATCCCCTGATTTTTACTCAAAAACTTGCCCTAAACTCTTCCCCACAGTAAAATCCAAGGTGCAGTCGGCTATTGCCAAGGAGACCCGGATGGGTGCCTCTCTCCTCCGCTTGTTCTTCCACGATTGCTTTGTCAAT GGATGTGATGGATCAGTGCTTCTGGACGACACATCTAATTTCGTGGGCGAGAAAACTGCTAATGCTAATCGAAACTCAGCAAGAGGTTTTGATGTCGTTGATGACATCAAATCCGCAGTGGAGAGTGTGTGTCCTGGTGTCGTTTCATGTGCTGATATATTGGCCATTACTGCTAGAGACTCCGTTACAATT CTGGGGGGTCCAAATTGGGAAGTGAAATTAGGAAGAAGGGACGCGAAAACCACTAGCAGAGCAGCTGCAAACAATGGCATTCCACAGCAATCTTTCAACTTAAACAGGCTGCTCTCTAGATTCAATGCTCTTGGCCTTTCCAACACTGACTTGGTTGCTCTATCTG gtaaaggcaaggctgtagctgatggaccgtga
- the LOC133033689 gene encoding uncharacterized protein LOC133033689: protein MHWTLVVVAPKKIIHLNPLKGRPIPEEIEQMIGRAFMYIGDAHQYLGPWQGISQANCPRQPKSQECGFYVLKYITDIVARANPNRYIEDQKAFGGKKQYDPKTEILPLQRKWIEQLMAVIHGDD from the exons atgcattggacgctagtggtggttgcgccaaagaaaattatccatttaaaccctctaaaaggccgcccaattcccgaagaaatagaacaaatgatcggaag ggcattcatgtatataggggacgcacatcagtatcttggcccgtggcaaggaatttcacaagcaaactgtccaagacaacctaaaagccaagaatgcggtttttatgttttgaaatatatcactgacatcgtcgcacgtgccaaccccaaccgttacatagaagatcaaaaagct tttgggggtaagaagcaatacgatccaaaaacagaaattttaccactacagcgaaagtggatcgaacaattgatggcggtgattcacggtgacgattga